aaccggcttttgtgcaactggcactatAATCAATCAAGTTTATCCAGCTAGACATTCAGACAGAAAGTTTGATGTTATAAGtgactttttaaaaatttcctCACTTATTGAGGAGAACATGCTAATTGACTCATTTTCTAGCGTtgagactataaaattattaaattcttttttcaatgtTGGCAGACTTTGTCCTACCACTCTGCTTGGAGTATGGGGATTTACTAAATCAAAACTATGTCGGTCAGATAGCTGAAACTATTGGTTGGGGAGCCTACCGTCAAGGTGAgagattattttcattttctacctcaaatattacattcaataaagtACCTAATATCGTTGAAGATTCATATTGAGGGTCAACTAGATAATTCAGAGACAAATCTAAATGGATTGTCCTATAAATGAACagttaacataaaaattatgaaaacatttaaagattttttaaaaaaagaaagTAATGgaacatatcattaaaaatgtcataaaaatataggactattgattatttgaaaatatatctttatatAGGCTACTACATCAATCATATACATGAATTTATgactaaaatgaaaatttatgttGATGACGGTACGTAGGTCTACTGTCTTACAACACAATAGAGTCTGCAATGCTTCTTGTAAGATGGTTCAGTGACGAGAAAAAGTTTGACATTGCAGAGGCGTAATGACAGCCGTACTTTTGCTCGTGACTAAACCATCTATGTATAGGCAACTACGTCATACGGCAGATTTGTATCACAGAGGAAACAGCAAcaatatattgtatttattacGACTCCCGTAAGAGACTCACCACCAACAAAAatccatacgaatttatttttacTGTAGGTTATCTTTAGCGCATGCTATTAATtgtcattttattttttgcaaGTAACTTGATTGATTCGAATTTTTGTTTGATTCTACAGTCAACAACAGACTCCATATCCCAAGGATCCTTCAGAAGGTCTCACTGCAGATCATCGACCAAGAGAACTGCACGCTTGCTGTGTCAGATGTGCCTGAGTTTGCATCTCTCAACCCTGAGTCCCTCATCTGTGCAGGGTCACAAATGGAGTTCTCAACAAGGGGTGATTCGGGAAGTCCCATGTCCATCGTGAAATCTGTTAATGATGACATTCCACGCCATTACCAGATTGGAGTTTTCATTCAGTCGGTGGCCGTGGATGACACCTCCTGGTACGGGGGTCATCGACCCAGCGGGTATACTAGGGTTGGCACTTTCCTTGAGTGGATATTGGATGAGATCAGCGATTAGTTACAGGGTATCAGATCGAATTTCTCTAAAAATACACTGTAATTGATATAGAGGTGTAATGtataatacaaattaatttattttctgaaACTCTTCTATGGAGAGATTCACGTTAAAAATCACTTATCAAGTGCTGATAGGATGTCATCATAGTTGCCAATTCTCTCCAATGGTAGCCAGATGACTGTGATTCAAGTCGACATCCAGCTGATATTGATTTTCACTCACTCTATAACGTGTGTGTGTATCTCACTATAGATCATGAGTTTTATGGCTGGAAAGTAAGATAAGCATATctgagaatatatatttttttcaataaaatttgactTGATtcgattcattttcattaatacCAAGCCTATTAAAACTGAAACTTGCCGACAGATTGGAGTCTTTCAACTGAAACCGTCGATTGTCAAGGAACTCACTATCATTAGGAATTAGAATCAGTTCTCTGATTCTCTTTCCAATCTTGCAGACAGATTGAAATCTCTCAACTGAATCCATCGATTTTTATGAAGCTCACTATATTAGAAGCAGCTACAtggaaataatttaaatttgaagtATCCCAAGTTCTTAATTCATCAGTTCCCTTTTCtgatataaatgaatattcttGTATGTTTCATAATCGCGATTGCCTCATACGTTCGATGTGATTGTAagtttgttttaattattataataattcataatttggTGGATCCACTGTTAACAGTAGAATAAATCAAACAAGGATATCAAGAAATTGATAACTATCAAGAAAATGGAGAACTTGATACCGCACCAATAAATGTATACAGTAttactaaaaacaatataaaacttgtgtttttaaaatgttttaaataaaaagggtactactacaagttttatatggttttcatcaatttgaataaagttgCCCATATATGTGAAGTGACAGTATTGGCCTACTATATCTAGTTTTATTGTAACCCCAAAACTAATCTCTGTTTTAGTACTGTTGGACTGTACTTTTTGACTGTTTTACTTTTCCCATTTTTCATATTACCAATCAGTCCCTCTCTTGTTGAATGTGCTAGACATTGTCAAATCCACATTAGAAagtaattttcatttatataacaTTATTATTCTTTGAGTCAATTATTGGAATCAATTTATGGAATGTATCCAAATATAGGCTtactattattaatttgtttattatttattattagtttgtaGGTAAGTTTTTTATATAGAAATCCACAATAAAGTTTAGTGATTTACTTAATACTCACTCTATTTGTTGTTTCTCTCTAATTTCATGAAACGTAGTCCATTTTTCAGacttcattcaatattatgatcATCCGATTATGACCAAAATCATATTAGAGAATCATATCATGTAAACAACAACTACAAACATACAAAAACTACAATCATGGAAAGCTTGATGGACATTGATTTATTTGTAGAAGCTCttcataatttcaataaaaagttCAGTTTTTGAGCTCCACTTCACTACATACTATTAGAATTTATAACTTTGAATCAatagcaattcaattcaaaaggtttttcatttattattagaattaataaCTTTGAATCAatagcaattcaattcaaaaggtTCTTCATTCctcatgaaaaaaaaaaacaaacaatatgaTTCATAATCTGCTGTCAGTTCTACTTACTCTTACAAAAACTCatacatgataataatatttttcttcaataaaaactcaaaataaaatcaatgcaattgaaaaattttaattcaattgaaaaatcagtttaatttcaaatcaattgaaatcaaatcaaatagaaaGTGATCCTCAAAAAATCTTAATCCTAGTATTGATCATGATTGAGATTCATAACTCATCAGAATTGAATTCACCAGGGAAGAGTCGTGAACTGACAGTGCTTTTATTCAGTCTTCATCCCATTTTGTTAATTCAATGTGTAGCCTAGTCATACGATTTTATATTCAAGCTTATTTCATTGCAAGAATTGATTGTTGGTGAATATTCTGTAcagtaattaaaaataaattagaaattaattctatattatgactattttacaatatttttgttttctatccCTATGCATGCATCCGAATGTTTTTAATAGACTGGATAGAGTACGGTAGCTTTGAATTTTATTACATCTGAAGCTATTTCTTGTTATTGATCacttattatttatagaaatattttgcaGTTGACCCGACTCAACATCCCAATTGGCATCTGGTCAATGATAAGCAATGTGGTCTTCAGCCAGCTCTGAAAATATTTGGTGGGCAAGATGCCAGCCTAGGAGAGTTTCCTTGGATGGTCCTTGTGATTACTGATAAGAAAGGTGAGTTTTAGTCGTGATAAGCCATGAGATGACGTCTAGAAATAAGGAGTTTTAGGCGTGATAAGCCATACGGTGACGTCTAGAAAGGACACTGTCAAATGAACCCTTGCTGGTGATGAAACCAGAAATTAAATGGCATTTCCTGATGCCTTGGTCTGGAATGATACCTaacgctatcttttctctatgattttgaTCAGCTTCCATACAAATCTAACTTGTCCACTATAACATTAGTAACGTTACTTTCTTATACCTTTTTCTGGCTGGTCCAACGGTATGACGAATGCCTCAACCTTTATAGAAaatatgttgaaaaataataattactagggTATTATAAAGTAACTTTTGGTGGgggaattattcattaatttatatacATTTGTCTGATATTCATGGGATGGCCAATTGGAGGTTGAAAAAATGACCCTCGTATAAGTAGAGTAAACTTCACaaattgatttcaatattcTCCATGGAATAACttctttaataattaatttcagtCAAATTAATTTTCCACAGATCTCGTTTCTGGCCAGACTAACCCTTTCCAATGTGGTGGATCTATAATAAGTGAGAAATACATTCTTAGTGCTGCGCACTGCttcattgataaaattcatgaaaCTTCCAAGTGAGTGAACGGTACCTATTCTAttatcaattttctattttgtctactttattttaaaattctttttttttcaatcaagcatattataatttcttcggaattattcagttcatttaatcagtttttattttatttccaatcacctattaaatttgtttttcaaatgtgagaatatactgatgggcacgcatcataaaaaatattgaaacccttacttatagaaatagacacggccagacatccgtgtaatgcatgcaatgaataatccacttgtcagctgtttgattgtgaataattctatagtctgatttatcctatcttcagtgtatatcatatatatagtgatatcagagtatggaggaattccttttcttttcatattatccttaaaatgcaaaatttaaaaaaaaccttgtgtgtacatcgacgcgcagttgaaaaaggaatatttctgccaaatctcatcgaattctatcaacgtgtttggccgtaatcgcgttacataaagacagacaaaagcaaatcgagttgaaacatagacctcactacgttcggtcaaaatttgttttttaactACTCGAACTGTGACAGAAAAAGCTGTATAATGAGAAAAGACAAGAATATTCTCACCACTAGTTCAGACGGACTTCACTATGAGTCCTATCATACGAGCTCTCCCCCAGAAAAGATAATTTTGAGGTATTAATGAACTATCAGTCAATGTCAAACAGGAAAGTCACCTCGAGTATACATTTCTATCTATCGTTCGAGCGCACATTTGTTGTTAAAAAGGAAAAGATGCTAAAGTTATTATTGAAAACGAACAAATAAACAACCttcctatcaataaaattacaagtCAAATACTGgtcaatgaattataaattgaaactctaaaggtgcgtacagatatacgcgccgcgaacatgagaaattcacttttaatcagctgactatatctgtatttctacagaaacgGTTTAccgttataaaaagcttggcatcagctgattaaaagtgaattgctcatgttcgcggcgcgtatagctgtacgcaccttgaaatcctgatcaatatgagatgaaatatactattatatattatatgtccCATATAACCAGGTGACAAAAATGACAAGCATAGcatcaccaatgttaatcagatattgccattataaagtggacctcactatagatcaaaTTTTGAGCctatattcaattcataaaagGTAGATCCATAATAAATATGCTAGCCACTGTATAAATGTTCTCTGCAGAATAATTTAAGTAGATGACATCACTTCAATTATTATGCCTCTCTAAGTTGAGTATTTCTATTGAATGTTGAATTTTTGCTACTTTTAAGCATACGATTCAGAGTTGGTGAATATGACTTCGCCAGTAAACCTGATTGTGACGCCAACGGTGTCTGTGCACCAAACTACATTGAGTATCCTGCTTCCGAAGTTATCATACATCCTAAGTACATACCAAATGATAAATACTCTCATCATGTTCATGACGACATAGCTTTAGGCAGAGTTGATCAAGGATTCGTTTTTACAGGTaaagaaaatgaattataattattaggtaattgataatattaattattattggactCTCTGTATAAATACGGTTTATCATTATTAGCTCTGGACTACACATGAATATGATGTAGCCTGCTATCAGTAACTCTCTTGCTATTCTCTTGATAATTTTTGGTTATGATGTGGTGtatatcatttatttatattcttttATTCTGTGGTGTTTTGGAAAActctataatttcaatttctattcaacaaatttgaatAGAGATATaaacaattaacaaaatatctagCCTTGTTTAAGAAAATTCATTaggaaatcattcaaaaatataatttctttctttcttgataaaatataattggttagTTTAAACGAGAATGCATGCATTTCAAAAATGCAAAactatataatttgaaaactctatAATTTCCAAGTATTGTTAACAAGTATTTCAATAGAATTGGACATCGTCAATACTCTTGCtctcttcaatgttgttttccatcacgaactgctcattattaaatcactttttgcttttggaaaaaacgactagcagtcagatattttacaataaatgaataaatcactcactggacaacgagatctttcggcagttccgccatcttcttggttgccATGCTCTCTTGCTCTCtgatatgaatgaaaatttgaataggaattttgatttttatcttCATTCATCTACATATAGTGACGGAAATTGGATTCAGAAGTTGGCTGGTAAATCAACTCACTAGATCTTTGGTGGTAAAAGTTCCCCTTGTAAAGTTCACATTTTCTCAATGGAAGAACCAGCGTTTGAACTTCTGATCTCATTATATGACTCTTATTATTGCTTATTAAAACATAGTGGAGCTTGCCTATCCTCTCTGATCgaaacatagtggagcggcgaaggtagagTAGAAGGTAGAAGGAAGCGAAGAGTGTTAGAAAGTAATGGATGTATGTGATTGTGCCAGAGCATAGTGGAGCAGCGAAGGCAGAGTAGAAGGTAGAAGAATGCGGAGACATTTAGatatacaatattcattttcaacacCTTCAAGTCTCATAAGCTACCTTCTCTGATACCCTCTACCGTCGCAGCTGCACTATGTTTTGACTCTCACAATGTGACTTACTTGTTTGTTTtaatagcattatcaaattttcaattaagtGTACAGTTTGTATTATTGTTGGCAGATTATGTACTCCCAATCTGCTTGGAATATGGATATTTACTTCACCAAAATTATGGTGGCCTGGTAGCCCAGACTATTGGTTGGGGAATCTACCGTTCTCATCCAGGTGAGAAATAGTATTAGGCTTAGTTAGTCTATCATttagttaataaataaatgaataaatacaattttattgtcagCCAGCCAAAAAAGCACAAGACAAAGTCAAGTAttcataatatcggggcaccgatcgagcttcgctcgttatttttatttattgataaacagaacacaattctctaaaatgatcgtgtttatatttcacagctggctatatgccatcctatgaatttcggggatgcgatattttgatttttcatatactcactcactcacttttttactatccacagctgtttcagccaaggatgaattatccttttaatgtcctagtgcaatcgaatttttatatcatatgaacctactatgttccaaatttcgtgaaaatcgttagagtcgttttcaaGATcggttgaacataaataaccagatataaatataaataaccagataaataaccagattaaaaatcagataaataaccagatataaaaatacagaaattgctcgtttaatataataggattttatttgaaagatcttgttattaaattttcttcttcttcttcttcttcttcttcttcttctttttcttcttcttcttcttcttaaggctgtgcaaaggctaaaaataaactttctattgatgagatttttcaaagtttctcgatttgtatataatcaagctatcaaaataaaatagttttctcaggaaatatttttttccgatcattacttttcgagatatgagcgcctagagTTTAAagttttgggacagaacatttcaaattcggtaagagataaatcaataagatttagaggataaattcttcatggtaattTTGAtcaagtaaaacaaaaattttcgagaaagttattcaatttactaaaaataaccaaaaataacttttagttgagctatttttggtaaattgaataactttctcaaaaattgaaattttcaatagatttttgttttattcaatcaacaatagcCTACCGTGGAGAATTTTTCCTCTAGATCTCATGGATTTAactcttaccgaattttaaatgttttttatgagaaaactatttcattttgatagcttgattatatacaaatcgaaaaactttgaaaaatctcATCAATAGAAAGTTGTTATACTGGTTAGAAAGTTGTTATACTGGTTGAAATTCGATTAATAAACTTGtactttctcaaatataatttttttcaattgattttattcaatttcacagTCGTTAAACAGCAGTACCCGACTGTACTACAGAAAGTCTCGCTGGAGGTGTTCGACCAGCCGACCTGCACGCGTGTACTGTCCCTTATTCGAGGCTTTTCATCTGTCAATCCAAAATGGCAGATTTGCGCCGGGACTCATACCCAATACCCCTACATTGGCGATTCGGGGAGTCCCTTGTTCATCGTGAAATCTGTCCAGGATGACATTCCGAGGCAGTTTCAGATTGGCGTTGTTATAAGCGCCTCTCCTGCAGGAGACACCTCTTGGAACGGTGGTAGACGACCCAGCATCTATACAAGAGTTGCCAGCTACCTTCAATGGATTTTGGATCAGATGAAGGACTAgataaaatcatagagaaattaTGGAGATCTTTAGTCTACTATTTGCCTCTGATGAAGTGCACTAAATACTAAACTCATTCAAAGAATCTCCCTCAATGGAACTTTTTATCTAATTTCACTTTACTTCTTTGGTTCTCCCAGCAGTACTTACTGTACAAAAGATTGAaagtataatatattaaattcagAATCATTTGCTAACGtttttctcaaattattttcCTTCCATTATTGTAGCACCTAGTTttaggctatagtgaggtccacgttataattatggcagtgtttgattagtaattatattgctatcattcaacaaagcggataccgctatctctttcttgctttatgctctgttgccagatcgtttttcaacaatgtagaaatataaacaattaacaaaatattcaatcttgtttatgaaaattcattattaaaaatataatttcttgttcattattgttttgtttcccatcacgaactgcttattattaaatcactttttgctattagaaaaatcGACTAAAAGTcagatttttcacaataaatgaattaatcactcactgtgacaacgagaacTTTCGACAGGTCCACCATCTTTTTGGTTGTCACAAAggtctcgttgtcacagtgagtgattgtaaaatatctgactgctagacgttttttctaatagaaaaaataatttcgtgcttgataaaatatcattgattagtttaaacgagaatgaacgattatattacatcaataaactggTATCTgctaccctccatagaaggcattgacaagatagtcAATCATGATagtggatcggcaacgttgttctcctttttttctccactgccattataacgtgaaccttactATAGGAACAGAGATGTTGTGGAATTCCTCCAGATTAAATGCCACAATTTAATCCagatcaaattttttattttatatatttatatttttcacaaagtagcactgattgggggagaaaaactaagggtactccttgtactatttctctcctaaattgagattacattttaaaagtccaaaatagggttatgatttcactttactaaaatttagtccattttcactcaaaaacaacgaaaactaagatttttgaattttgactgatagaaacagaataaaaaacaaaaatatcacactcaaatcaccatcaATTGGAAAACTgttgagtaattttacaaaatttagagccataAAAAACGACTCACAAATGCCAAGAGAGCCAATCAAAGAAGCCTTCTTttgagaaaaactttttttgaTTTGTCCTCGTggaattcaatcatgattgaaatttagcaggcttttgtgcaaccgggccatagaatttataaggatggcaaaaatagtacgtccaaaaatctatGAGTGTGTAACTAGTTTGAAAGTGAAATGAGGGCGATGTTGTCAGTTTCATAAATTACGTGGAAATTAAAACATCTCTCTCATTCCACCTTGTTAGAGACTTATAAgcttatcaagaaataaacatgaaaaatcGAAGTatccttttttaaaaaaaaactactctCAACATGTTTTAACAGTAATGTCATTTTCAAATGAGTGAATAAaatcatagataaaggataagcataataTACTTCTATACTAGTATATTTCATACTATATTTATTGTCTCTGATAAATCCTAGAAAGTAAGATAACCAATATTGAAGAACCGAATATAATTCCTGTAATAAAATTTGACTTTTCATTTAATTCATACAGTGATTCATTGCAGTAAATTGATAAGAGTAGTACCACAGGGAACAATAATTGCACCGATATTGTTCTCCTTATTCATCAACGATCTCCCTAGTAATATACCAGGAGCCAGTAGTGTATTTGTATTTATTCGCCCATGACGCCAACTTCCTCAGCATAGGTGATACTATCCAAGAGATGCGGAGAAGGGGAGAACTGATGGTAGACGCATTCCAAATTGTGAAGCAAATCAAATCAAGGTGAATATtggaaatatataaatttataaaaacaatataagaacttgtagtaccctatattattaaaaactttaaaatattttaatgactaGTTTctaccataggtcattttcaagttcaagttgaagttatggtcgaaactagtcgttaaaatattttaaagtttttaataataaagggtactacaagtttttatattgtttttttttttaatttgaaaaaagtagcccatataagtggagTGATTTTATGGAAAGATATGCTACTTCAGTTTCTCCATAAATCATTTCAACGCACCTGACACCTTCAACTTGGACTTTGGACTTACAACAGGTCAAACTAGCAAATGTCTGCAGCTTCCTGGGTTTGAAAACGTTGATACCATATTCCAATCAacattaaaagctgttattacGATTAGTCAAGATTATCCCGttattgatgaatgatttcCAATCTTGCAGACACATTAAAATCTCTCAACTGAAAACATAGATTTGTCATGAAGCTCTCACAATCATCTACCAACTTAACAAACTAGTTCTCTATTTTATATTTGAAGTAGCCGAAACTTCTCCATTCATCAGTTCACTTTCTGATATAAATGAAGATTATTGTCTGTTTTATAATCGTCATAGCCTCAAACGTTCGATGTGATTGTAAGTTTATTTGAATCAAATGGATATTCGTTcaatgataattaatatttgaattatatgataatgagtcatatattataatggagTTTATCTCATTCCCGTAGGCCTATATAGAGATGATCATAATGAATATCACTCCTGATCATGGTAGATAAGTTCCTTTGTatttaataaaaacttgtagtaccctttattgaaAACATTAAACTATTTTATCGACTAGCTTCTACcataatttttcaagttgacattaataaaaaatgtgtttttttacaTGTTAACATtgttaacttgaaaatagcCAATGGtcaaaactagtcgttaaaatattttaaagtttttaataaagggtactacaagttgttatattgttttttattaatttggacAAAATAGcctatataagtgaagtgatccTTTGTATTTATACAAACAAGTGGGATTCATTTTTTAACAgtaaaa
Above is a window of Nilaparvata lugens isolate BPH chromosome 4, ASM1435652v1, whole genome shotgun sequence DNA encoding:
- the LOC111045773 gene encoding polyserase-2-like; translated protein: MRILVCLTIVSISYTQGQFDPTKHANWGLVNDEQCGLQPALRIFGGQNARIGEFPWMVLVLTDRRDLISGRVHEGSFCGGSIISRKYVLSAAHCFIDSLYLIYNIRFRTGEYDTANNPDCDENNVCAPGFIEYPVSQFISHPEYEPAYKSHYNAHADIALGKVDSGFIFNDFVLPLCLEYGDLLNQNYVGQIAETIGWGAYRQVNNRLHIPRILQKVSLQIIDQENCTLAVSDVPEFASLNPESLICAGSQMEFSTRGDSGSPMSIVKSVNDDIPRHYQIGVFIQSVAVDDTSWYGGHRPSGYTRVGTFLEWILDEISDYQMTMNILVCFIIAIASYVRCDFDPTQHPNWHLVNDKQCGLQPALKIFGGQDASLGEFPWMVLVITDKKDLVSGQTNPFQCGGSIISEKYILSAAHCFIDKIHETSNIRFRVGEYDFASKPDCDANGVCAPNYIEYPASEVIIHPKYIPNDKYSHHVHDDIALGRVDQGFVFTDYVLPICLEYGYLLHQNYGGLVAQTIGWGIYRSHPVVKQQYPTVLQKVSLEVFDQPTCTRVLSLIRGFSSVNPKWQICAGTHTQYPYIGDSGSPLFIVKSVQDDIPRQFQIGVVISASPAGDTSWNGGRRPSIYTRVASYLQWILDQMKD